Genomic DNA from Providencia sp. PROV188:
TCAGGTTTTCAGTACGCTAATGGCAGAGATCCGCCGCATAAACGGGGTAATTGATGTTCGTCGTATCTACTTTATGCCATCCGAACGTGAGCATAAAGCAGTGTGGGCTTTACTGAATTCGTTCCCTGAGCCAGTTTTATCCATTGATAATAAACTGAATATTGAGCTGGTTAACCCAATGAGCTTGCAACTTTTTGGGGTTGATGAAACTAAAATCAAACAGAAATCCTTCTCCCAGTTAATCCCTAACCATGGTTTACACCGCTGGTTTGAACGTGAGTCACCAGAACCTTACACCGAACGCATTTCGGTCAAAGGCAGCGATTATTTAATGCAGGTCACACCAATTATTCTCGCCGATGAAGATGGGAAATCTCACTGTACAGGTGCGGTGATCTTACTCAAATCCGTGGCAATTCTTGAAAATCAACGTAAGCAAGTGGCTGAAGTTGATATTGAAAACCGTGGATTTAGCCAGATTGTGGCGGTCAGTCCTGCGATGATCCAAGTCGTTGAGCGAGCTAAACGTGTTGCTATGCTGGATGAACCGTTGCTGCTTGTCGGGGAAACTGGAACGGGTAAAGACATTCTGGCAAAAGCCTGCCATTTACACAGTGCTCGTGGTAATGCGCCATTTTTAGGATTGAACTGCGCTTCAATGCCTGATGATGTCGTTGAAAGTGAGTTATTTGGTTATGCAGCAGGGGCTTATCCAAATGCGGTTGAAGGGAAAAAAGGCTTTTTCGAGCAAGCTAATGGCGGTACCGTCTTGCTGGATGAAATTGCTGAAATGTCCCCTCAAATGCAAATTAAACTATTACGTTTTCTGAACGATGGAACTTTCAGACGTGTTGGCGAAGAGCATGAAGTCAAAGTCAATGTGCGTGTGATTTGTGCGACACAGAAAAATTTACCTGAGTTAGTGGAACAGAAAAAATTCCGTGAAGATCTCTATTACCGTTTGAATGTTATAACTCTCACGATCCCACCATTAAGAGAACGAAGCGAAGATATTAAACCGCTCACGAAAGTCTTTGTGTCTAATTTTGCCAAAGAATTGAACATTGATGAGCCAAAAATTTCACCGGCATTAATTGAATCACTCAATTCTTATTATTGGCCGGGTAATGTTAGACAATTACGCAATGCGTTATATCAGGGGCTGTCGCAATTTAGTGGCAATATTCTGGATGTTGATGATATTCAACTTCCTGATGCAGTTAACGCGCCTGCGATTGCTTTAGATACATTAAATGGGTCACTGGATGAAATAACCAAACGCTATGAAGCCTCGGTGTTGGCGAGATTATATCGTGATTATCCGAGTACGCGTAAATTGGCTAAACGTTTAGATATTTCTCATACCGCTATTGCGAACAAATTGCGAGAATACGGGCTCAGTGCCAAGAAAGAGCAAGATTAACATGATGAAAAAGCTGTTTAAATTGGGTCTACTTAGCGTATTAATGAGTGTGAGTATTAGTGCTGTTGCACAAGAAAAGCCGAATAATAAGTTGATTGATAAACTCTGTAAAAATGCAGAGCAATCCATGGAAGATGTGTATGAAAATGGCGCATTAACTCAGTGTCATTTCCCTAATAGCTCGCTACTAAGTGCTTATCAAGAATATCGTAATCTGCTTGGTGATGATAAAAAGTTTTTAGAAGCTAAGTTAGAACCAAACAAAAACAAAGAAGTGATTTGCTCGGATGATAACTGTCCGTCTATTATTTATCGATGGAGTGGGGACAAAAAACTAGAAATTGAGCAAAGTTTTCCAGGGGGAGAAACGTACCTCCAATTTATTCAAAATAATAAAGGCACTTCGCTCGAAATAAGATATTTTCCTGACTAACGCCCATTCAGTTAGTTCCAATGAAACATGCCAGATAAATAAGCTCACTCATTCAAAATCAGTTAAAAGAATGGAGTGAGCTTACTCGATTAAACTAAATTTACATATTTTTCATCGTAAAACGACGTCCTGATCATTGCGGATTGGTTGTTTTTTCTGCTATAAAAATGGTGAGCAAAGCTTCAATTTTTAAATTAACGATAAAAAAATGCTTAAGTTGTGCATTGATTATTAATATTAGCAACGCGGGTTTTATACCTTTAAGGAGTTGCAATGGAACAATTTACGATTAATTTTATTGTCAATTTCAAGCTACGTGAATATATGTCTAAATGTCACTACCAAGGTGATATGTTTGAATCCGCGAATACCGCCGCAGAACTTTATTTAATGAATAAGGCAGCTGCGAATTATTTAGCGAAAAAAAATCGTTTTACGTGGGATGTATTAGTCAAAAATGGCGTTAAACCAAGGGATTTGATTATTGATATTCTCACGTCTTGTTGCCCTGTGACCCAAGAGCAGGCTCAACGGATATTAAGCACGTTGTCGCATTCGTTAGTGAGTATGATGAAAGGAAATATGATTTTTACAAATGTGGTCAATGCGAAAAATCATAAACCACTATTTTGGGCTTATGTTGATTAAAAGCATGATTGATAACCCCTCAACCCCTATCAAATGAAGCCACAATCACCGAAAGCATCGGTGATTGTGGTTCTTCATAATATACGATTATTTCAGGCTATTTAGCGCATTGTCATAATCAGGTTCTTCAGTAATTTCAGGCACTAATTGGCTGTAAATCACTTTGTCATTCTCATCTAATACAACGACGGAACGAGCCGTTAAACCTTTTAATGGACCGGTGGTCATTTCAACGCCGTAATCTTGGGCAAAATCACTACGGAATGAAGATAATGTCACCACATTGTCTAAGCCTTCTGCACCACAAAAACGAGCTTGAGCAAAAGGTAAGTCAGCAGAGATACATAACACAACAGTGTTGTCTAAACCGTTGGCTAATTGATTGAATTTACGCACAGAAGCGGCGCAAACACCGGTATCTACGCTAGGGAAAATATTCAGAACTTTGCGTTTGCCTTGGAATGTTTCTAAGGTTGCTTCACTTAAATCTTTAGCAACTAAAGTGAAAGGTTTAGCTTGTGAGCCAGCTTGTAAAAAAGTACCTGCAAGTGAAATGCTATTGCCTTTGAGTTTTACTGTCTGTGACATGTGTTTTTCTCCCGTTTATAGGTTGAGTTACAGAAGATGAAAATATTAAATGATTTTTAAAATCAAATTATTACCAGTTTCACATTCTGAGATTTCTGTTTTTAAATCCTATTATTGACCGAATTGCATTGTTGCCTTCTCGGCATGATAAGTAAGAAGGTTACGCTGCATTATACAAGTAATAAGCCCTATTAAGAGTTTATGTTTTTTATTATGTATCATCCTAAAATACCATATTCAACACGATAAAAAGAGCGCTTTGTGCCGTGTTTTACTTGTTATATGATGAAGTGAAAGCTAATTTTAAACTGACAATCAAGTCAATGAGTTATTCGCCTATCACGGCTAATGCCTTGGCATGTCAAATATCAATTTAGCAGTTTGTAATGGGTTAATTCATCAAAGCTTAGCGAATAACGCTGAGCGATCCTCTTTTTGATTAATAGATAGAAATAATAATATGCATAAACGTTCATTGACCTCTTTAGCTGTATTCATTTCATCACTTTTCCTTTCTACACCGGTTATCAGTGCGACGGTTCCT
This window encodes:
- the tyrR gene encoding transcriptional regulator TyrR, with the translated sequence MRLEVTCQDRIGLTRELLDLLVLQNIDLKGIEISAQRRIYLNFAPVDFQVFSTLMAEIRRINGVIDVRRIYFMPSEREHKAVWALLNSFPEPVLSIDNKLNIELVNPMSLQLFGVDETKIKQKSFSQLIPNHGLHRWFERESPEPYTERISVKGSDYLMQVTPIILADEDGKSHCTGAVILLKSVAILENQRKQVAEVDIENRGFSQIVAVSPAMIQVVERAKRVAMLDEPLLLVGETGTGKDILAKACHLHSARGNAPFLGLNCASMPDDVVESELFGYAAGAYPNAVEGKKGFFEQANGGTVLLDEIAEMSPQMQIKLLRFLNDGTFRRVGEEHEVKVNVRVICATQKNLPELVEQKKFREDLYYRLNVITLTIPPLRERSEDIKPLTKVFVSNFAKELNIDEPKISPALIESLNSYYWPGNVRQLRNALYQGLSQFSGNILDVDDIQLPDAVNAPAIALDTLNGSLDEITKRYEASVLARLYRDYPSTRKLAKRLDISHTAIANKLREYGLSAKKEQD
- the tpx gene encoding thiol peroxidase, with protein sequence MSQTVKLKGNSISLAGTFLQAGSQAKPFTLVAKDLSEATLETFQGKRKVLNIFPSVDTGVCAASVRKFNQLANGLDNTVVLCISADLPFAQARFCGAEGLDNVVTLSSFRSDFAQDYGVEMTTGPLKGLTARSVVVLDENDKVIYSQLVPEITEEPDYDNALNSLK